In Aristaeella hokkaidonensis, the following are encoded in one genomic region:
- the nth gene encoding endonuclease III, with protein MKKEQKFAILDKLEEMYPEAKAELVFSNPYEMLVATMLSAQCTDKQVNKVTPAVFERWPDANAMAEAKVEELFPMVKSCGFKSKARNIIAACRIIKEQHGGQVPDTMEALTALPGVGRKTANVVMFNAFGIPAFAVDTHVFRVSNRLGLCKADTVEETERQMTRLIPKENWGRAHHWLIWHGRKLCKAQRPLCEECELKEMCKYRSEQ; from the coding sequence ATGAAGAAAGAACAGAAGTTTGCCATCCTCGACAAGCTGGAGGAAATGTATCCGGAAGCCAAGGCGGAACTGGTGTTTTCCAATCCGTATGAGATGCTTGTGGCAACTATGCTGTCTGCTCAGTGCACCGATAAGCAGGTAAACAAGGTGACTCCCGCCGTGTTTGAACGCTGGCCAGACGCGAATGCCATGGCGGAAGCTAAGGTGGAAGAACTGTTTCCCATGGTGAAAAGCTGCGGCTTTAAGAGCAAGGCAAGAAATATCATCGCTGCCTGCAGGATCATTAAAGAGCAGCATGGCGGACAGGTTCCGGATACAATGGAGGCACTGACAGCTTTGCCGGGAGTAGGCCGGAAGACAGCCAACGTGGTGATGTTCAATGCTTTCGGAATTCCCGCATTTGCTGTGGACACCCATGTGTTCCGGGTAAGCAACCGCCTGGGACTGTGCAAGGCAGATACCGTGGAAGAAACGGAAAGACAGATGACAAGGCTGATTCCCAAAGAAAACTGGGGACGCGCGCATCACTGGCTGATCTGGCATGGACGGAAGCTTTGCAAAGCGCAGCGACCGCTGTGTGAAGAGTGCGAGCTAAAAGAGATGTGCAAATATCGTTCTGAGCAATAA
- a CDS encoding DUF951 domain-containing protein, whose product MIEEILVGDVITTRKPHPCGSNEWTVIRTGADIKIRCSGCGRIVMLDRESFLRRRKSVLSRGTKQSESCQ is encoded by the coding sequence ATGATAGAAGAGATTTTAGTCGGCGACGTCATCACCACCCGTAAACCGCACCCCTGCGGATCGAATGAATGGACAGTCATCCGCACTGGTGCCGATATCAAAATACGTTGCAGCGGCTGCGGCCGGATTGTTATGCTGGATCGGGAAAGCTTTCTGCGTCGCCGCAAATCCGTGCTGTCACGCGGTACAAAGCAGTCAGAATCTTGCCAATAA
- a CDS encoding folate family ECF transporter S component, with product MQKNMTKRVCVIAVLIAMQIVIGRLASINVGSYLKIGFGFIPIAVCGILTGPVWTLLMASVCDVLGALLFPSGAFYWGFTLVAAIAGLIYGLFLYNHKPNIIRCLICTFIIAVICNITLNTVFLIQIGAMVAPGNEGFWPIMWTRTLKNMVQFPVNGLILFGVWKALMRIPANLRSI from the coding sequence ATGCAAAAGAATATGACAAAGCGGGTATGCGTGATTGCGGTGCTGATTGCGATGCAGATTGTGATCGGGCGACTGGCATCCATCAATGTAGGCAGTTATCTGAAGATTGGCTTTGGGTTTATACCGATTGCCGTATGCGGCATCCTTACCGGCCCGGTATGGACACTGCTGATGGCATCTGTATGCGATGTTCTAGGTGCACTGTTGTTTCCGTCCGGAGCGTTTTATTGGGGATTTACGCTGGTTGCAGCTATCGCAGGACTGATTTACGGTCTGTTCCTGTACAATCATAAGCCCAATATTATCCGTTGCCTGATCTGCACATTTATTATTGCTGTAATCTGCAACATTACGCTTAACACAGTTTTCCTGATCCAGATCGGCGCTATGGTTGCACCGGGCAATGAAGGATTTTGGCCTATCATGTGGACAAGAACCCTGAAGAATATGGTTCAGTTCCCCGTGAATGGTCTGATCCTGTTTGGTGTATGGAAGGCGCTGATGCGGATTCCTGCCAATCTGAGGTCGATCTGA
- the murI gene encoding glutamate racemase has product MNQKRDPIGVLDSGVGGISTLREMVRELPDERFIYYGDMANAPYGTKSTEEVIGCVRKVVDKLTEQHIKALVIACNTATGAAAAVLREELSIPVVGMEPALKPAARMRKNGSVLVLATPLTLHQEKFENLMKQYGEGAVKVPCPGLMELVEADDREGALQYLKELFSRYPAEKVDAVVLGCTHYVFLKDMIRELLPERIAITDGNAGTARQLRRVLDRENLLNDEGPGSVELQTSGEKEAIEIMEKLLNE; this is encoded by the coding sequence ATGAATCAAAAGCGCGATCCGATTGGAGTTCTGGACAGCGGGGTGGGAGGAATCAGCACCCTGCGTGAAATGGTCCGCGAACTTCCGGATGAGCGCTTTATCTATTATGGAGACATGGCAAATGCTCCTTACGGAACCAAAAGCACAGAAGAGGTTATTGGCTGCGTGAGGAAAGTGGTTGACAAACTGACAGAGCAGCATATCAAGGCACTGGTTATAGCATGCAATACCGCAACAGGAGCCGCGGCAGCTGTTCTGCGGGAAGAACTGAGCATTCCTGTGGTTGGAATGGAACCTGCCCTGAAGCCTGCTGCCAGAATGAGAAAGAACGGCAGTGTGCTGGTACTGGCTACGCCGCTGACACTGCATCAGGAGAAGTTTGAAAACCTGATGAAGCAGTATGGAGAAGGCGCAGTAAAGGTGCCTTGCCCCGGATTAATGGAACTGGTGGAGGCGGATGACAGGGAAGGAGCCCTGCAATACCTGAAAGAACTGTTTTCCCGGTATCCGGCAGAAAAGGTGGATGCGGTTGTCCTCGGATGTACCCATTATGTGTTCCTGAAGGATATGATTCGGGAACTGCTTCCGGAACGGATAGCCATTACCGACGGCAATGCGGGTACAGCCCGACAGCTTAGAAGAGTGCTGGACCGGGAAAACCTGCTGAACGATGAAGGCCCCGGAAGCGTGGAGCTGCAGACAAGCGGAGAAAAAGAAGCGATAGAGATCATGGAAAAGCTGCTGAATGAATGA